In Mytilus trossulus isolate FHL-02 chromosome 14, PNRI_Mtr1.1.1.hap1, whole genome shotgun sequence, a genomic segment contains:
- the LOC134697947 gene encoding uncharacterized protein LOC134697947 codes for MLAFNNHCHPVISQSPKNKRKNVYLVSTEEKRILLNDPDVLVNRLNRVENIVAILNATVKQLTTENQQQTVTNQQQEKIIQQQQTSIQQQQALINQFEKTIKQVQGSVSSTQSYAGGGQYSESGSASEYVCLPPDPNYEKTSGSDHGRMYGAEFNSNFFASNADDEDVPCALCRTTQATSVIMIPGKNTCYSGWKMEFHGYLASGYYGDASATAYVCVDIQPEYIIGGVDQHLGKLLYNVVTKCGSLKCPPYINNYPLTCVVCSK; via the exons ATGTTAGCATTCAATAATCACTGTCATCCGGTTATATCACAATCACCGAAGAATAAGAGAAAGAAT gTTTATCTGGTCAGCACAGAAGAAAAGAGAATACTGCTCAATGATCCAGATGTATTGGTTAATCGGCTGAACCGAGTTGAAAATATCGTGGCGATACTTAATGCTACAGTTAAACAGTTAACTACTGAAAACCAACAACAGACAGTAACAAATCAGCAGCAAGAGAAAATTATTCAGCAACAACAGACTTCAATCCAACAACAACAGGCATTGATCAACCAATTCGAGAAGACTATTAAACAAGTACAAGGATCAGTAAGCAGCACTCAAA GTTATGCTGGTGGTGGCCAGTATAGTGAATCAGGCAGCGCTTCTGAATACGTTTGTTTACCACCTGATCCAAATTATGAAAAGACCAGTGGATCAGATCATGGACGAATGTACGGTGCAGAATTTAACTCCAACTTTTTTGCTTCCAATGCTGACGATGAGGATGTCCCTTGTGCTCTCTGTAGAACGACTCAAGCTACGTCTGTTATAATGATTCCTGGAAAGAATACATGTTACAGTGGCTGGAAGATGGAATTTCATGGATATTTAGCTTCTGGATATTATGGGGATGCATCTGCTACTGCTTACGTTTGTGTTGACATACAGCCAGAGTATATTATCGGAGGTGTTGATCAACATCTTGGTAAACTCTTATATAACGTTGTAACGAAATGCGGATCTCTGAAATGTCCACCATACATTAACAATTACCCACTAACATGCGTCGTttgttcaaaataa
- the LOC134697945 gene encoding uncharacterized protein LOC134697945 — MGEQARLLNMHVNHQIQVMKRPVDQTGVVYLVTTEEKRLLLNDPDVLVNRLNRLESVLAVLNSTVQQLSTENKQQSITIQQQQISNQQQEHTIRQLQDTIRNYQHFGTTYIRWGRKQCPNNNTELVYSGFAGGGYYGESGSAAEYVCLPPDPNYVKTSGGADNGHMYGAEFNSNFFASNANGEDVPCALCRTNQATSVIMIPGKNTCYRGWTLEYHGYLASGYYGHNVASAYVCVDIKPEYVMGGVDFHYGKLFFDVLTKCGSLKCPPYINNYPLTCVVCSK, encoded by the exons ATGGGGGAACAGGCTCGGCTGCTGAATATGCATGTTAACCACCAGATCCAAGTTATGAAAAGACCAGTGGACCAGACGGGGGTC gTTTATCTGGTCACCACAGAAGAAAAAAGGTTACTGCTAAATGACCCAGATGTACTTGTTAATCGATTGAATCGACTTGAAAGTGTCCTGGCGGTACTTAATAGTACAGTGCAGCAGCTATCAACTGAGAACAAACAACAGTCAATAACTATTCAGCAACAGCAAATTTCAAACCAGCAACAGGAACATACAATAAGACAGTTACAGGATACTATTAGAAACTATCAAC attttgGAACAACTTATATTAGATGGGGACGAAAGCAGTGTCCAAATAATAACACAGAATTAGTTTACTCAG GCTTTGCAGGTGGTGGCTATTATGGCGAGTCAGGCTCTGCTGCTGAATATGTATGTTTGCCACCAGATCCAAATTATGTAAAAACTAGTGGTGGAGCAGATAATGGTCATATGTACGGTGCAGAATTTAACTCCAACTTTTTTGCTTCGAATGCTAATGGCGAGGACGTCCCGTGTGCCTTATGTAGAACGAATCAAGCCACATCTGTGATAATGATTCCCGGTAAGAATACTTGCTATAGAGGATGGACGTTGGAATATCATGGATACTTGGCATCGGGATATTATGGTCACAATGTTGCTTCTGCTTATGTTTGCGTAGACATCAAACCAGAATATGTTATGGGAGGCGTGGATTTTCATTACGGTAAACTTTTCTTTGATGTCCTCACAAAATGTGGATCTTTGAAATGTCCACCGTATATTAACAATTATCCATTGACCTGTGTAGTCTGTTctaagtaa
- the LOC134696631 gene encoding uncharacterized protein LOC134696631 codes for MIAWLIYFLFIKVYLVTTEDKRLLLNDPDVLVNRLNRLESVVAVLNNTVQQQSITIQKQEKTIKQLHDYVSTTQSIGTTYIRWGRKQCPINSTELVYSGFAGGGQYSDPGSPAEYVCLPPDPNYVKTSGSDYGRMFGGEFDSNFFASNSDNQDVPCALCRTLRASSVIMIPGKNTCYSGWKEEYHGYLASGHHVENVASAFVCVDIQPEYIMGGVDQHYGKLFYEVLSKCGSLKCPPYINDYPLTCVVCSK; via the exons ATGATTGCATggttaatatattttctttttattaaggTTTATCTGGTCACCACAGAAGACAAGAGGTTATTGCTGAATGACCCAGATGTACTGGTAAATCGGTTAAACCGACTAGAAAGTGTCGTGGCGGTACTCAATAACACAGTACAACAGCAGTCAATCACAATTCAGAAACAGGAAAAGACTATTAAACAGTTACACGATTATGTTAGTACTACTCAAA GCATTGGAACAACGTATATTAGATGGGGAAGAAAGCAATGTCCAATTAACAGCACAGAATTAGTCTACTCAG gTTTTGCAGGTGGTGGTCAATATAGCGATCCAGGCTCGCCTGCTGAATATGTATGCTTACCACCAGATCCAAATTATGTAAAGACTAGTGGGTCAGATTATGGTCGTATGTTCGGTGGAGAATTTGACTCAAACTTTTTTGCTTCCAATTCTGATAACCAGGACGTCCCATGTGCTCTTTGTAGAACTCTTCGTGCTTCATCTGTGATCATGATTCCTGGGAAGAATACATGTTACAGTGGATGGAAAGAGGAATATCACGGATACTTAGCCTCTGGTCATCACGTTGAAAACGTTGCTTCTGCTTTCGTCTGCGTTGACATACAACCTGAATACATTATGGGAGGCGTTGATCAACATTATGGTAAACTTTTTTATGAAGTTCTTTCCAAATGCGGATCTTTGAAATGTCCACCGTACATCAACGATTATCCATTGACATGTGTAGTCTGTTctaagtaa
- the LOC134697946 gene encoding uncharacterized protein LOC134697946 — MKALMDLLSPSNDLNSLRRYEDHLETYVRGLECLGQTQEMYGALLVPIIISKLPVETRKSIAREYDSDHITLNNLRKAITKEARILEAGQFTDRDSLHTTATFLTEARYKTQRNFNTNNPRFNDKKRPCIYCTGIHFPGDCTISSDVNERLNIVKQKKKCFNCLGNHGVSECKSRNRCKKCNKKHHTSICGEQATDGKEQESKEKSTVVGLVRTEEPETAVMYTSQHTSVLLKTAIAPIAYGKRITEASILFDEGAKRSFITQSIADKLQIRPSGRDTIELSAFGDKENNIRHLDTATVQLHTDKGEIVSINALLVPDIAVPLQNQTKYFTRNLPYLKDLKLAHLANNADSFEITLLIGADYYWDIVQDHVIRGNGPTAVASKLGYLLSGPVIRNGEKSLTSSVLLNVTSHHAEESEIDNLWNLESLGIRLPQDDEESFVKTYQQDCIKFENERYSAKLPWKLDHPDRPILYPLEIQTNVNNLDDKNDDTSTERLTRVLPNRETSVRARENIKKWTNQK; from the coding sequence ATGAAAGCTTTAATGGATCTTCTTTCACCGTCAAATGATTTGAACAGCCTAAGAAGGTACGAAGACCACCTAGAAACGTACGTAAGAGGTCTTGAATGTTTGGGTCAAACACAAGAAATGTATGGCGCGCTATTAGTACCTATAATTATTAGTAAACTACCAGTTGAAACGAGAAAAAGTATTGCCCGTGAATATGATAGCGATCATATAACTCTTAACAACCTCAGAAAAGCCATCACGAAAGAAGCGAGAATTCTTGAAGCAGGGCAATTTACCGATCGCGACAGTTTACATACTACCGCAACATTTCTAACCGAAGCTCGTTATAAAACACAGCGAAATTTCAATACAAACAATCCACgttttaatgacaaaaaacgTCCATGCATCTACTGCACTGGTATACATTTTCCGGGAGATTGCACGATAAGTTCTGACGTGAATGAAAGACTGAACATCGTaaagcaaaagaaaaaatgtttcaaCTGTCTAGGAAACCACGGTGTTTCCGAGTGTAAATCACGTAACCGATGTAAGAAATGCAACAAGAAACATCACACCAGTATTTGCGGGGAACAAGCTACAGATGGAAAAGAACAGGAGAGCAAGGAGAAATCAACCGTTGTAGGTTTGGTAAGAACAGAAGAACCAGAAACCGCAGTAATGTATACCTCACAACACACAAGCGTTTTATTGAAAACAGCTATCGCACCAATAGCATACGGGAAACGGATCACAGAAGCTAGTATTTTATTTGACGAAGGTGCCAAACGGTCATTCATTACTCAGAGCATAGCAGACAAATTACAGATAAGACCAAGCGGAAGGGACACAATTGAACTGTCAGCTTTTGGAGACAAGGAGAATAATATACGCCATTTGGATACAGCAACCGTTCAACTACACACTGACAAAGGTGAGATTGTAAGCATTAATGCATTGCTTGTTCCAGATATTGCAGTCCCACTTCAAAACCAGACGAAATACTTTACACGCAATTTGCCATACTTGAAAGATTTAAAGCTCGCACATCTGGCAAATAACGCTGATAGCTTTGAAATTACACTCTTGATAGGAGCCGATTACTATTGGGATATAGTTCAAGATCACGTGATAAGAGGGAATGGACCTACAGCCGTAGCATCAAAACTTGGTTACTTGTTATCTGGACCGGTAATAAGAAACGGAGAGAAATCCTTGACTTCATCAGTTCTTCTGAATGTTACTTCACACCATGCAGAGGAAAGCGAGATCGATAATTTGTGGAATCTAGAATCGTTAGGAATACGTTTACCACAAGACGATGAGGAGAGTTTTGTAAAGACTTATCAACAAGACtgtatcaaatttgaaaacgaACGTTATTCTGCCaagttgccatggaaactggaTCATCCGGATCGCCCTATACTGTACCCGCTCGAAATCCAAACCAACGTTAACAATTTAGATGACAAAAATGATGATACTTCAACAGAGAGATTGACACGAGTTCTACCAAATCGAGAGACATCTGTCCGAGCTCGAGAGAACATAAAGAAATGGACTAACCAAAAGTGA